In the Sandaracinus amylolyticus genome, GAAGCGCGCGTCGCGGAGGATCGACGTGAACGTGAAGGACCAGAGCGTGCGCGCCCAAGCGGTTCGCTCGGGCTCGGCGGCAGACGCGCCTTCCTCGAGCCGCGCACCACGCACGTACTCCGACGTCAGCACGCGCCGCGACGATCGAACGTCGACGATCGAGGGGATCACGACGTGCGGGTCGGAGGCGAACGCCCGCGCGAACGCGCGCTGACTCGCCGCCTCGCGCGTGTAGTCGAGCTCCTCCTCGAACCGCTCGCGAACCTCGCGGAAGATACGGGCGGAGTCGACCTTCTCGCCGCCCATCGCGCGCACGAGCGGCTCGATCACGGAGGCGTTGTCGAGGTCGGAGGCGATCGCGCGTTCGATCCCCGGATGCTGCACCTTCACTGCGACCTCGCGGCCGTCGTGAAGCGTCGCGCGGTGCACCTGACCGATCGACGCGCTCGCGAACGGGCGCTCATCGAACGAACCGTAGAGGTCGCGGAGCGGAGCGCCGAGCTCGCCCTCGACGAGCTCGCGGACCGCCGGGAAAGGCGTCGTCGCGGTGGCATCGCGCAGCGTCGCGAGCGCTTCCTCGAACGCCGCGTGATGCGCGTCGGGGACGAAGCCGTCCACGTAGCTCGCCATCTGGCCCATCTTCGCGGCGAGCCCGCGCATCGTACCGAGCACCTCGGCCGCGCGCGCGGCGACGGCGCGGCCGCGGTCACGCGAGACGACGAGGCCCGCGCCGGTGCGAGCGCCGAGGGCGGCGAGCCGCGCGAAGCGCGCCAGACGGCCGGTCGGCAAGGCGCGGTGATCGTCATCTCGGGAGTCGCTCATCGCATGCCGCCTCGCTGCGAGTATGGCCTGCATCAGGGCCCGCGCGGGCGCGGCCCGTGACGTGCGGGTAAGGGACGTGAGCGCCGCGCGCGAGCGCGCGTCACGGGCACGTTCATCGCACGAATCGCGAGCGCGAATTTAGTTTGAGCTCAAACGATCTGGTGCTACCTCTTGGCGCGAGAACCGGCCTGCCTCGTGTCGATCGGCACGGCGGCCGACGGATAGCCGCTCCCGGGGACGGGCGCTCGGGGAGCGCCAGTGCTGGTGCGTCGCGTTCCGGACACTCGGCGAAGACCATGGACGCACATGACTCGCACATCCTCGAGATCATCGCGCGCGCGCCGCACGTCGCACTGGTGCTCGATCTCGATGGGACGCTGATCCCGTTCGCCGCGTCGCCCGCCGAGGCGACGGTCGACGCCGACACGCGGCAACTGGTTGCAGCGCTCGCACGCTCGCCGGGCGTCCACCTCGCCGTGGTCAGCGGCCGCAAGCGCGACGAGCTCGATGCGCGGCTCGGCGGTGTTGCCGGAGCGCTGCTCGTCGGCGAGCACGGAGTGTGGAGGCGCGACGAGCAAGGATGGGAACAGGTTCCGCTGCGTGGCGCAGATCCCGGACCGATCGAGCGCGCATTTCGCGAGCTCGCAGGCTCACGCCCCGGTGCGCTGGTCGAGCGGAAGACGTGGTCGGTCTCGCTGCACTATCGCAGGGTGCCCCTTCCGGACCGCGAAGCGGTGATCGTCGAGGGGTTCGACGCCGTCGAGCCCTGGCTGCACGAGCACCCCGAGTACGAGCTGCTCGAGGGTGAGTTGGTGCTCGAGGTGCGGCATCGCGACGCGCACAAGGGCAGCGCCGTTGCGTGGCTTCGCGAGCGCGTTCCTCCGGGCACTCTCTTCGTCGCGCTGGGTGATGATCGCACCGACGAGGACACGTTTGCGGCGCTCGGCGACGCCGATCTGTCGGTCGTCGTCGGCCATCCTGATCGACCGACGCGCGCCAAGGCGCGCCTCGACGACGTGCGTGCGGTGCACTCGTTCCTGCGCGCGCTGCACCGTGCTCGCCAGGCCCGTGAGCCGAGCGGACCGGTCGCACTCCCTCGATTGATTCCGCGGGCTCGGACGAAAGGCGGCGCGCCCCTCGTCGTGATCTCGAACCGCTTGCCCGATGCGCCGGCGTGCTCGGCGGGCGAGAGCGAGCGTGCGCGCAATGTCGGTGGGCTGGTTTCCGGCCTCGGGCCCGCGTTGAGCGCCCGCAACGGAGTGTGGCTCGGCTGGAGCGGAGGGCGCCACGCCGACGCTCTCGAGCTCGCAATCGATGCCACGTCGAGCCCGGTACGCGCATCGTTCGACTTGCGGCCGGAATGGCACGCGCGCTTCTACAACGGATTCGCGAACGGCAGCCTATGGCCGATCTTCCACGGTTTTCCGGGTCGCGCGCGCTACGACGAGCGCGACTGGAATGCGTACGTCGAGGTGAACGACTTCTTCGCTCAGCAGGCGTCGAGGCTCGCGTCACGGGGCGGCACGGTGTGGGCGCACGACTATCACCTGCTCTTGGTCGGAGCAGCGCTACGACGTCTCGGCCATCACGGCCCGATTGGCCTGTTCGTGCACATCCCGTTTCCGCCGCTCGATCTCTTCGAGACGATCCCCTGGGCACGCGAGCTGATCGAAGGGATGCTCGCGTTCGACCTCGTCGGGTTCCACGTGCGCCGGTACGCGAGCAACTTCGTGCACTGCGCGCAGCGGCTCGCGTCCAGCGCGGTGCGCACCGACCGAGGAGTGCGCACTGCCTCTCGTGAGGTGCGCGTGGGCGTGTTCCCGATGGGAATCGATGCGGAGATCTTCGAAGAGACCGATGACGCGCGCTTCGACGACATGACCGAGCTGCACGCCGTGCTGCGCGGGAGAAAGCTCGTGCTCGGCGTCGATCGACTCGACTACTCGAAAGGCATCGTCGAGAGACTCGAGGCGTTCGGCCGGATGCTCGAGATCTTTCCCGAGTGGCGCGCACGCGTTTCGATGCTCCAGGTTGCAGTGCCGTCGCGC is a window encoding:
- the otsB gene encoding trehalose-phosphatase, which codes for MSSNDLVLPLGARTGLPRVDRHGGRRIAAPGDGRSGSASAGASRSGHSAKTMDAHDSHILEIIARAPHVALVLDLDGTLIPFAASPAEATVDADTRQLVAALARSPGVHLAVVSGRKRDELDARLGGVAGALLVGEHGVWRRDEQGWEQVPLRGADPGPIERAFRELAGSRPGALVERKTWSVSLHYRRVPLPDREAVIVEGFDAVEPWLHEHPEYELLEGELVLEVRHRDAHKGSAVAWLRERVPPGTLFVALGDDRTDEDTFAALGDADLSVVVGHPDRPTRAKARLDDVRAVHSFLRALHRARQAREPSGPVALPRLIPRARTKGGAPLVVISNRLPDAPACSAGESERARNVGGLVSGLGPALSARNGVWLGWSGGRHADALELAIDATSSPVRASFDLRPEWHARFYNGFANGSLWPIFHGFPGRARYDERDWNAYVEVNDFFAQQASRLASRGGTVWAHDYHLLLVGAALRRLGHHGPIGLFVHIPFPPLDLFETIPWARELIEGMLAFDLVGFHVRRYASNFVHCAQRLASSAVRTDRGVRTASREVRVGVFPMGIDAEIFEETDDARFDDMTELHAVLRGRKLVLGVDRLDYSKGIVERLEAFGRMLEIFPEWRARVSMLQVAVPSRADVPEYAEQRRAIETLVGRINGLYGEAHWVPVRYVYRSYGRAELAALYRAADVGFVTPLRDGMNLVAKEYVASQAVANPGVLVLSRFAGAADELDGAVLTNPHHRDGMARDLARALEMPHEERAQRHASMMARVRGSTPEGWASDFLRTLEAAR
- a CDS encoding ABC1 kinase family protein: MSDSRDDDHRALPTGRLARFARLAALGARTGAGLVVSRDRGRAVAARAAEVLGTMRGLAAKMGQMASYVDGFVPDAHHAAFEEALATLRDATATTPFPAVRELVEGELGAPLRDLYGSFDERPFASASIGQVHRATLHDGREVAVKVQHPGIERAIASDLDNASVIEPLVRAMGGEKVDSARIFREVRERFEEELDYTREAASQRAFARAFASDPHVVIPSIVDVRSSRRVLTSEYVRGARLEEGASAAEPERTAWARTLWSFTFTSILRDARFNADPHPGNFLLQPDGRVGFLDFGCVQPLEPAHATTMRDMHRAAVARDESGFARACAALLGARGGSYERVMVGYTRLCYEPLFASPFRITRAYAAEVVRRTQEMKQEIFFAKDGSTVPLPAGMLFVNRLQFGFYSVLARLDCEVDYASLEAPLLAS